A genomic segment from Bradyrhizobium sp. ISRA430 encodes:
- a CDS encoding branched-chain amino acid ABC transporter permease, with protein MTAILTNLFDGVAYGMLLFVLACGLAVTLGLMNFVNLAHGAFAMAGGYVCMVLVNRLGWPFFAALPLAFVSAAAIGIALERTLYRHLYTRSHLDQVLFTIGLTFMSVAAVDYIQGSSRVFINLPAALQGQFDVFGIGIGRYRLMIIVICGLLTIALQMVLAKTRFGSRLRAAVDDPRAASGLGINVPQVFAFTFAFGCGLAGLGGALSAEILGLDPYFPLKFMIYFLIVVTVGGSSSITGPFLASLLLGIGDVAGKYYVPKMGPFVIYTMMIVILIWRPNGLFGRTAAR; from the coding sequence ATGACCGCAATCCTCACCAACCTGTTCGATGGCGTTGCCTACGGCATGCTGCTGTTCGTGCTCGCCTGCGGGCTTGCGGTCACGCTCGGCCTGATGAACTTCGTCAATCTCGCTCACGGCGCCTTCGCAATGGCCGGCGGCTATGTCTGCATGGTGCTGGTCAACCGGCTGGGCTGGCCGTTCTTCGCAGCGCTGCCGCTCGCCTTCGTCTCGGCCGCGGCCATCGGCATCGCGCTCGAACGCACACTTTACCGCCATCTCTACACGCGCAGCCATCTCGACCAGGTGCTCTTCACGATCGGCCTGACCTTTATGTCGGTCGCCGCCGTCGACTACATCCAGGGATCATCGCGCGTCTTCATCAACCTGCCGGCCGCGCTCCAGGGCCAGTTCGATGTGTTCGGCATCGGCATCGGCCGCTACCGGCTGATGATCATCGTGATCTGCGGACTCCTCACCATCGCGCTCCAGATGGTGCTGGCCAAGACCCGCTTCGGCAGCCGTTTGCGCGCCGCGGTCGACGATCCCCGCGCCGCGAGCGGCCTCGGCATCAACGTGCCGCAGGTGTTCGCATTCACCTTTGCATTTGGTTGCGGGCTCGCCGGCCTCGGCGGCGCGCTCAGCGCCGAGATCCTCGGCCTCGACCCGTATTTCCCGCTGAAGTTCATGATCTACTTCCTGATCGTGGTTACCGTCGGCGGTTCCTCCTCGATCACCGGCCCGTTCCTGGCCTCGCTCCTGCTCGGCATCGGCGACGTCGCCGGCAAGTATTACGTGCCGAAGATGGGCCCTTTCGTGATCTACACCATGATGATCGTGATCCTGATCTGGCGCCCGAACGGCCTGTTCGGCCGCACGGCCGCGCGTTGA
- a CDS encoding branched-chain amino acid ABC transporter permease produces MNASSDVGYHAQRQARWHYGEVAFWLIVLACGFLFPTRYLIMTDILRLALFAMSLDLILGYAGIVSLGHAAFFGVGAYGAGLLALHGIINEPVLALLAAGLAAMVLGFATSFLVIRGVDLTRLMVTLGIALLLEALAERFSNITGGTDGLQGIEMQPIFGQIPFDMFGKAGFFYSLAVLFLLFLLARRVVHSPFGLSLRAIKNNPLRAAAIGIPVNRRLIAIYTLAAFYAGIAGALFTQTTAIASLDVFAFERSADLMLVLVIGGTGYLYGGLIGAVVFRMLQEWFSTITPQYWQFWIGLVLVVIVLVGRQRLHRWVLFVPNLIIKQVAGRKAVVAVPESDA; encoded by the coding sequence ATGAACGCTTCTTCCGACGTCGGTTACCACGCCCAGCGCCAGGCGCGCTGGCACTATGGCGAAGTCGCCTTCTGGCTCATCGTGCTGGCCTGTGGCTTTCTGTTTCCCACGCGCTATCTGATCATGACCGACATCCTGCGCCTGGCGCTGTTTGCGATGTCGCTCGACCTCATCCTCGGCTATGCCGGCATCGTGTCGCTCGGCCACGCCGCCTTCTTCGGCGTCGGTGCCTATGGCGCAGGCCTTCTTGCCCTGCATGGGATCATCAACGAGCCGGTGCTGGCGCTGCTCGCCGCTGGCCTTGCCGCGATGGTGCTCGGATTCGCCACCAGCTTCCTGGTGATCCGCGGCGTTGACCTGACCCGGCTGATGGTGACGCTCGGCATCGCGCTGCTGTTGGAAGCGCTCGCCGAGCGCTTCTCCAACATCACCGGCGGCACCGACGGATTGCAGGGCATCGAGATGCAGCCGATCTTCGGCCAAATCCCGTTCGACATGTTCGGCAAGGCCGGTTTCTTCTACTCGCTCGCCGTGCTGTTCCTCTTGTTCCTGCTCGCCCGCCGCGTCGTGCATTCGCCGTTCGGCCTGTCGCTGCGCGCGATCAAGAACAATCCGCTGCGGGCTGCGGCGATCGGCATTCCCGTCAACCGCCGCCTGATCGCGATCTACACGCTCGCCGCCTTCTATGCCGGCATAGCTGGGGCGCTGTTCACCCAGACCACGGCGATCGCCTCGCTCGACGTGTTCGCCTTCGAACGCTCCGCCGACCTGATGCTGGTGCTGGTCATCGGCGGCACCGGCTATCTCTATGGCGGCCTGATCGGCGCCGTGGTGTTCCGTATGCTTCAGGAATGGTTCTCCACCATCACCCCACAATACTGGCAGTTCTGGATCGGGCTCGTGCTGGTCGTGATCGTCCTGGTCGGCCGTCAACGCCTGCATCGCTGGGTTCTGTTCGTGCCGAACCTGATCATCAAGCAGGTGGCCGGGCGCAAGGCCGTCGTCGCCGTGCCGGAGAGCGACGCATGA
- a CDS encoding ABC transporter ATP-binding protein, protein MTIALETQNLEKTFGGLRVTRDLSLRIEQGARHALIGPNGAGKTTVINQLTGVLKPNSGRILLEGQDITDLPVHKRVLRGLSRTFQINQLYPDLTPLETIGLAVSERLGHGGDWWRRMGTRDDVNDEIADLLTRFHLLDVMNEQTVTLPYGKQRLLEIAVAIAAKPRVLLLDEPAAGVPESERHDILAVVGALPREVTVLLIEHDMDLVFSFADRISVLVSGALLTEGPPDQVARDPQVKAVYLGEEAVNV, encoded by the coding sequence ATGACCATTGCGCTCGAAACCCAGAATCTCGAAAAGACGTTCGGCGGCCTGCGCGTCACCCGCGACCTGTCGCTCAGGATCGAGCAGGGCGCTCGTCACGCGCTGATCGGCCCGAACGGCGCCGGCAAGACCACGGTGATCAACCAACTCACCGGCGTTCTCAAGCCGAATTCCGGGCGCATCCTGCTCGAAGGCCAGGACATTACCGATCTGCCCGTGCACAAGCGCGTGCTGCGCGGCCTGTCGCGCACCTTCCAGATCAACCAGCTCTATCCCGACCTGACCCCGCTCGAGACCATCGGGCTCGCCGTCTCCGAGCGGCTCGGCCATGGCGGCGACTGGTGGCGGCGGATGGGGACGCGCGACGACGTCAATGACGAGATCGCCGATCTCCTGACGCGCTTCCATCTGCTCGATGTCATGAACGAGCAGACCGTGACGCTGCCTTACGGCAAGCAACGCCTGCTCGAGATCGCGGTCGCAATCGCGGCCAAGCCGCGCGTGCTGCTGCTCGATGAGCCCGCCGCCGGCGTGCCCGAAAGCGAGCGCCACGACATCCTGGCCGTGGTCGGCGCGCTGCCGCGCGAGGTCACCGTGCTCCTGATCGAGCATGACATGGACCTCGTCTTCTCCTTCGCCGATCGCATCTCGGTGCTGGTCTCGGGGGCGCTTCTCACCGAAGGCCCGCCCGACCAGGTCGCGCGCGACCCCCAGGTCAAGGCCGTCTATCTGGGCGAGGAGGCGGTCAATGTCTGA
- a CDS encoding ABC transporter ATP-binding protein has translation MSDLLAIESLRAGYGEAVVLPNMSLCLAEGQVLALLGRNGTGKTTLINSIVGVTRRFAGSVALAGTDVTALRPDQRARAGIGWVPQERNIFRSLTVEENMTAVAQPGPWTVEKIYEMFPRLKERRSNFGNQLSGGEQQMLAIGRALTLNPKVLLLDEPTEGLAPIIVEELLKAIGTITRAGGICSIIVEQNAQKILGLADRVVILERGTIVHDAPSAALKADPSVLERHLGVAGAAAH, from the coding sequence ATGTCTGACCTGCTCGCAATCGAATCCCTGCGCGCCGGCTATGGCGAGGCGGTGGTGCTGCCCAACATGTCCCTATGCCTTGCGGAGGGGCAGGTGCTGGCACTGCTCGGCCGCAACGGCACCGGCAAGACCACGCTGATCAACTCCATCGTCGGCGTCACCCGTCGCTTCGCAGGCAGTGTCGCGCTCGCCGGCACCGACGTCACGGCTCTGCGGCCCGACCAGCGGGCGCGCGCCGGCATCGGCTGGGTGCCGCAGGAGCGCAACATCTTCCGCTCGCTCACGGTGGAGGAGAACATGACCGCGGTGGCGCAGCCCGGTCCCTGGACAGTCGAGAAAATCTACGAGATGTTCCCGCGGCTGAAGGAGCGGCGAAGCAATTTTGGCAACCAGCTCTCCGGCGGCGAGCAGCAGATGCTCGCGATCGGCCGCGCGCTCACCCTCAATCCGAAGGTCCTGCTGCTGGACGAGCCGACCGAGGGCCTGGCCCCCATCATCGTCGAGGAGCTGCTGAAGGCGATCGGGACCATCACCCGGGCAGGCGGCATCTGCTCGATCATCGTTGAGCAGAATGCCCAAAAGATTCTGGGGCTTGCCGACCGCGTTGTGATATTGGAGCGCGGAACGATCGTCCACGACGCCCCGAGCGCCGCGCTGAAGGCCGACCCCTCGGTCCTTGAGCGCCATCTCGGCGTCGCCGGGGCGGCCGCCCACTAG
- a CDS encoding cobalamin-independent methionine synthase II family protein — protein MQRTRAPFRADEVGSLLRPAKIKEARAKLEKGEISADDLRKVEDMEIEKVVHKQASVGLKLATDGEFRRSWWHFDFLAKLTGCEMFHPDTGIQFAGVETRHDAVRVIGKLDFPDNHPMLDHFRFLKKYADQAHVTAKMTIPSPAVLHFRGGRKSISKDVYPDLDAFYEDLGKTYRKAVKAFYDAGCRYLQFDDTVWAYLCSQDELKKARERGDNPDGLQQIYARIINYALAEKPADMVISTHVCRGNFRSTWISSGGYEPVAETLLAGTNYDGYFLEYDSDRAGGFEPLRFLPKGNKVVVVGVITSKFGELEKKDDIKRRLEEAAKFAPLEQLALSPQCGFASTEEGNILSEEEQWAKLSLAVEIAKEVWGN, from the coding sequence ATGCAGCGAACCAGAGCCCCGTTCCGCGCCGACGAGGTCGGCAGCCTCCTGCGCCCAGCCAAGATCAAGGAAGCCCGCGCAAAACTCGAGAAGGGCGAGATCTCGGCCGATGACCTGCGCAAGGTCGAGGACATGGAGATCGAGAAGGTCGTGCACAAGCAGGCCTCGGTCGGCCTGAAGCTCGCGACCGACGGTGAATTCCGCCGCTCCTGGTGGCATTTCGATTTCCTGGCCAAGCTCACCGGCTGCGAAATGTTCCATCCGGACACGGGCATCCAGTTCGCGGGCGTCGAGACGCGGCATGACGCGGTGCGGGTGATCGGCAAGCTCGATTTCCCTGACAACCATCCGATGCTGGATCACTTCCGCTTCCTGAAGAAGTACGCCGACCAGGCCCACGTCACGGCCAAGATGACGATCCCCTCGCCAGCGGTGCTGCACTTCCGCGGTGGCCGCAAGTCGATCTCCAAGGACGTCTATCCGGATCTCGATGCCTTCTACGAGGATCTCGGCAAGACCTATCGGAAAGCCGTCAAGGCGTTCTACGACGCCGGCTGCCGTTATCTCCAGTTCGACGACACGGTGTGGGCCTATCTCTGCTCGCAGGACGAGTTGAAGAAGGCGCGCGAGCGCGGCGACAATCCGGACGGCCTGCAGCAGATCTATGCACGCATCATCAACTACGCGCTCGCCGAGAAGCCCGCCGACATGGTGATCTCGACTCACGTCTGCCGCGGCAATTTCCGCTCGACCTGGATCTCCTCGGGCGGCTACGAGCCGGTCGCCGAGACCCTGCTCGCCGGCACCAACTACGACGGCTACTTCCTGGAATATGATTCCGACCGTGCCGGCGGCTTCGAGCCGCTGCGCTTCCTGCCCAAGGGCAACAAGGTCGTCGTGGTCGGCGTCATCACCTCGAAGTTCGGCGAGCTCGAGAAGAAGGACGACATCAAGCGGCGTCTCGAGGAAGCCGCGAAGTTCGCCCCGCTGGAGCAGCTCGCGCTCTCCCCGCAATGCGGCTTCGCTTCGACGGAAGAAGGCAACATCCTTTCCGAGGAGGAGCAGTGGGCCAAGCTCAGCCTCGCCGTCGAGATCGCCAAGGAAGTGTGGGGCAACTAG
- a CDS encoding caspase family protein produces MRRLFVALCLLTAALWSVPALAQARNQLGPLCTTETTPADQMIDACNKIIALKVFKGEQLATVYFWRAVGWNKKGDYAKVIADATEAIRLQPSQAVYNLRGSAYYDKGEYDIAIADFDDALKLGPPSGIIFHNRGNAWRGKGDYAKAIADYDATIKLEPKSAFAFKNRGISKQALGDLDGALADINQAIRLDPTLPQPLINRTAIWRAKGDLDRAIADGSEAIRLAKEKPPTNIMTPPNSVLISGYVHRALAYEAKGDYSHARDDYKATLAIAASDAGSKANQATAKVRLSLVTDASAPIPRDAPTPSPQQQGTPVQQQGNATAASSPTPASPGKRMALVIGNGAYAHVKALPNPPNDARAVAKSLREIGFTVSEGVDLDRTAMQKMTRDFLRDAARAQVAVVYYAGHGVQVDGRNYLIPVDVELKRGANMTEAMIDMDTIMAGLDDQVRTNILIFDACRNNPMAQQVASAGTSRGIEGASGLAAPTRLGSGATLGAGTLIAFATAPGQVALDGDGANSPFSAALSRHIGTPGLEVQQMLTRVRAEVVSTTKNKQVPWSNSSLLGEVYLVEK; encoded by the coding sequence ATGCGCCGCCTGTTCGTCGCGCTCTGCCTGCTCACCGCCGCCTTGTGGTCGGTGCCCGCCTTGGCGCAGGCGCGCAATCAGCTCGGGCCGCTCTGCACCACCGAGACCACGCCGGCGGATCAGATGATCGACGCCTGCAACAAGATCATCGCACTGAAGGTCTTCAAGGGCGAGCAGCTCGCGACCGTCTATTTCTGGCGTGCGGTGGGCTGGAACAAGAAAGGCGATTACGCCAAGGTCATCGCGGATGCCACGGAGGCGATCCGGCTGCAGCCGAGCCAGGCGGTCTACAATCTGCGAGGATCGGCCTATTACGACAAGGGCGAGTACGACATCGCGATCGCCGATTTCGACGATGCGCTGAAGCTCGGGCCGCCGAGCGGCATCATCTTTCACAACCGTGGCAATGCCTGGCGCGGAAAGGGCGACTACGCCAAGGCAATCGCCGACTACGATGCCACGATCAAGCTGGAGCCGAAATCCGCGTTTGCATTCAAGAACCGCGGCATCTCCAAGCAAGCACTCGGCGATCTCGACGGCGCACTCGCCGACATCAACCAGGCGATCCGGCTCGACCCGACCCTGCCGCAGCCGCTGATCAACCGCACCGCGATCTGGCGCGCCAAGGGCGATCTCGACCGCGCAATCGCCGACGGCAGCGAGGCGATCCGGCTTGCGAAGGAGAAGCCGCCGACCAACATCATGACGCCGCCGAACAGCGTGCTGATTTCCGGCTATGTCCATCGCGCGCTCGCCTACGAGGCGAAAGGCGACTATTCCCACGCCCGCGACGACTACAAGGCAACGCTGGCGATCGCAGCTTCGGATGCCGGCAGCAAGGCCAACCAGGCGACGGCGAAGGTACGACTCTCGCTGGTGACCGACGCGAGTGCGCCGATCCCGCGCGATGCGCCGACGCCGTCGCCACAACAGCAGGGGACGCCTGTGCAGCAGCAGGGCAACGCCACGGCAGCGTCCTCGCCTACCCCCGCAAGCCCCGGCAAGCGCATGGCGCTGGTCATCGGCAACGGCGCCTATGCCCATGTCAAGGCGCTGCCCAATCCGCCCAATGACGCACGCGCGGTGGCAAAGAGCCTGCGCGAGATCGGCTTCACCGTGTCCGAGGGCGTCGATCTCGACCGCACAGCGATGCAGAAGATGACGCGCGACTTCCTGCGCGACGCGGCGCGTGCGCAGGTGGCGGTGGTCTACTATGCCGGGCATGGCGTGCAGGTCGACGGCCGCAACTACCTCATCCCCGTCGACGTCGAGCTCAAGAGGGGCGCCAACATGACGGAGGCGATGATCGATATGGACACGATCATGGCCGGGCTCGACGACCAGGTCCGCACCAACATTCTGATTTTTGATGCCTGCCGCAACAATCCGATGGCGCAGCAGGTGGCTTCGGCCGGGACCAGTCGCGGCATCGAAGGCGCCTCGGGCCTCGCAGCGCCGACGAGACTCGGCAGTGGCGCGACGCTGGGCGCCGGCACGCTGATCGCATTCGCCACCGCACCGGGCCAAGTGGCGCTCGACGGCGACGGCGCCAACTCGCCGTTCTCCGCCGCCCTCTCCCGTCACATCGGCACGCCGGGCTTAGAGGTGCAGCAGATGCTGACGCGGGTGCGGGCCGAGGTGGTGTCGACCACCAAGAACAAGCAGGTGCCGTGGTCGAACTCGTCGCTGCTGGGCGAGGTATATCTGGTGGAGAAATGA
- the metK gene encoding methionine adenosyltransferase yields the protein MRASYLFTSESVSEGHPDKVCDRISDEIVDLFYREGPKAGIDPWAIRAACETLATTNKVVIAGETRGPKSVTNEHIESVVRDAIKDIGYEQEGFHWKTCDVEILLHPQSADIAQGVDALQPGEKKEEGAGDQGIMFGYATNETPDLMPAPIFYAHKILRLISEARHSGREKVLGPDSKSQVTVQYENGKPVGVREIVVSHQHLVEDLTSNQVRDIVEPYVREALPKDWINGKTIWHINPTGKFYIGGPDGDSGLTGRKIIVDTYGGAAPHGGGAFSGKDPTKVDRSAAYAARYLAKNIVAAGLADRCTLQLAYAIGVARPLSIYIDTHGTGKVSEDKLEKAVAQAMDLTPRGIRSHLDLNRPIYARTSAYGHFGRTPDNEGGFSWEKTDLVEPLKRAV from the coding sequence ATGCGCGCGTCCTATCTCTTCACCAGCGAGTCCGTGTCTGAGGGCCATCCGGACAAGGTCTGCGACCGGATCTCCGATGAGATCGTCGATCTGTTCTATCGCGAAGGGCCGAAAGCCGGCATCGATCCCTGGGCTATCCGCGCCGCCTGCGAGACGCTCGCGACCACCAACAAGGTGGTGATCGCCGGTGAGACGCGCGGTCCGAAGTCGGTCACCAACGAGCACATCGAGAGCGTCGTGCGCGATGCCATCAAGGACATCGGCTACGAGCAGGAAGGCTTCCACTGGAAGACCTGCGACGTCGAGATTCTCCTGCATCCGCAGTCGGCCGACATCGCGCAGGGCGTCGATGCGCTTCAGCCCGGCGAGAAGAAGGAAGAAGGCGCGGGCGACCAGGGCATCATGTTCGGCTACGCCACCAACGAGACGCCCGACCTGATGCCGGCACCGATCTTCTACGCCCACAAGATCCTGCGCCTCATCTCCGAAGCGCGTCACTCCGGCCGCGAGAAGGTGCTGGGTCCGGACTCCAAGAGCCAGGTCACCGTGCAGTACGAGAACGGCAAGCCGGTCGGCGTGCGCGAGATCGTGGTCTCGCACCAGCATCTGGTCGAGGACCTCACCTCCAACCAGGTGCGCGACATCGTCGAGCCTTATGTGCGCGAGGCGCTGCCGAAGGACTGGATCAACGGCAAGACCATCTGGCACATCAACCCGACCGGCAAGTTCTACATCGGCGGTCCCGACGGCGATTCCGGCCTGACCGGCCGTAAGATCATCGTCGACACCTATGGCGGTGCGGCCCCGCATGGCGGCGGTGCGTTCTCCGGCAAGGATCCGACCAAGGTCGACCGTTCGGCCGCTTACGCCGCGCGCTACCTCGCCAAGAACATCGTCGCCGCCGGTCTTGCCGACCGCTGCACGCTGCAGCTCGCCTACGCGATCGGCGTGGCGCGGCCGCTGTCGATCTACATCGACACCCACGGCACCGGTAAGGTGTCCGAGGACAAGCTTGAGAAGGCGGTGGCGCAGGCGATGGATCTCACCCCGCGCGGCATTCGCAGCCATCTCGACCTCAACCGCCCGATCTACGCGCGCACCTCGGCCTACGGCCATTTCGGTCGCACGCCCGACAACGAAGGCGGCTTCTCGTGGGAGAAGACCGATCTGGTCGAGCCGCTCAAGCGCGCGGTCTAA
- the ahcY gene encoding adenosylhomocysteinase, with protein sequence MNAKPGFTDYIVKDISLADFGRKEISLAETEMPGLMATREEFGPKQPLKGARIAGSLHMTIQTAVLIETLAALGADIRWVSCNIYSTQDHAAAAIAAAGIPVFAVKGETLTEYWDYTAKLFDWHGGGTPNMILDDGGDATMLVHAGVRAENGDTAFLDKPGSEEEEIFYALVKRLLKEKPKGYFGEIAKNIKGVSEETTTGVHRLYEMANKGTLLFPAINVNDSVTKSKFDNLYGCRESLVDGIRRGTDVMLSGKVAMVAGFGDVGKGSAASLRQAGCRVMVSEVDPICALQAAMEGYEVVTMEDAAPRADIFVTATGNKDIITIEHMRAMKDRAIVCNIGHFDNEIQIASLRNLKWTNIKPQVDEIEFPDKHRIILLSEGRLVNLGNAMGHPSFVMSASFTNQTLAQIELFANNKNGKYEKKVYVLPKTLDEKVARLHLAKIGVKLTELRRDQADYIGVKQEGPYKSDHYRY encoded by the coding sequence ATGAATGCGAAGCCCGGCTTCACCGATTACATCGTCAAGGACATTTCGCTCGCCGATTTCGGCCGCAAGGAAATCTCACTCGCCGAGACCGAGATGCCCGGCCTGATGGCCACGCGCGAGGAGTTCGGCCCGAAGCAGCCGCTCAAGGGCGCGCGCATCGCCGGCTCGCTGCACATGACGATCCAGACTGCGGTGCTGATCGAGACGCTCGCCGCCCTCGGTGCCGACATCCGCTGGGTCTCCTGCAACATCTACTCGACCCAGGATCACGCTGCGGCTGCGATCGCCGCAGCCGGCATTCCCGTCTTTGCCGTGAAGGGCGAGACGCTCACCGAATACTGGGACTACACCGCAAAGCTGTTCGACTGGCATGGCGGCGGCACGCCGAACATGATCCTCGATGACGGCGGCGACGCCACCATGCTGGTGCATGCCGGCGTGCGCGCCGAGAACGGCGACACCGCCTTCCTCGACAAGCCGGGCTCGGAGGAAGAGGAGATCTTCTACGCGCTGGTCAAGCGCCTGCTCAAGGAGAAGCCGAAGGGCTACTTCGGCGAGATCGCCAAGAACATCAAGGGCGTCTCGGAGGAGACCACCACGGGCGTGCATCGCCTCTACGAGATGGCGAACAAGGGCACGCTGCTGTTCCCGGCCATCAACGTCAACGACAGCGTCACCAAGTCGAAGTTCGACAACCTCTATGGCTGCCGCGAATCGCTGGTCGACGGCATCCGCCGCGGCACCGACGTGATGCTGTCGGGCAAGGTAGCGATGGTCGCCGGCTTCGGCGATGTCGGCAAGGGCTCGGCGGCCTCGCTCCGCCAGGCCGGCTGCCGCGTCATGGTGTCGGAGGTCGATCCGATCTGCGCGCTGCAGGCGGCGATGGAAGGCTACGAGGTCGTGACCATGGAGGATGCCGCGCCCCGCGCCGACATCTTCGTCACCGCGACCGGCAACAAGGACATCATCACCATCGAGCACATGCGCGCGATGAAGGATCGGGCCATCGTCTGCAACATCGGTCACTTCGACAACGAGATTCAGATCGCGTCTCTGCGCAATTTGAAGTGGACCAACATCAAGCCGCAGGTCGACGAGATCGAATTCCCCGACAAGCACCGCATCATCCTGCTGTCGGAAGGCCGCCTCGTGAACCTCGGCAACGCCATGGGCCACCCGAGCTTCGTGATGTCGGCGTCCTTCACCAACCAGACGCTGGCGCAGATCGAGCTGTTCGCCAACAACAAGAATGGCAAGTACGAGAAGAAGGTCTACGTGCTGCCGAAGACGCTCGACGAAAAGGTCGCGCGCCTGCACCTCGCGAAGATCGGCGTCAAGCTCACCGAGCTGCGCAGGGACCAGGCCGACTATATCGGCGTCAAGCAGGAAGGCCCGTACAAGAGCGATCACTATCGCTACTGA
- a CDS encoding NAD(P)/FAD-dependent oxidoreductase, producing MSQEHFDVLIVGAGLSGIGAGYHLQTKCPAKSYVILEGRDCIGGTWDLFRYPGIRSDSDMFTLGYSFKPWTDPKAIADGPQILNYVRETAAENGIDQKIRYRHRVKRASWSTGDARWTVEVERTTGEGATGLVRFTCNFLFMCSGYYKYEEGYTPEFKGTADFQGRIVHPQKWTEDVDYAGKRVVVIGSGATAVTLVPELAKKASRVVMLQRSPTYVVSRPAQDPLANKLRRNLPATLAYHLIRWRNVMWGMFFFQLSRRRPAKVKELILKGVRMALGPDYDVATHFTPRYNPWDQRLCLVPDGDLFKAIREQRATVVTNEIETFTRDGIRLKDGSELAADIIVTATGLVLQVVGGLEISVDGRAVDFAKTLTYKGMMYADVPNLASAFGYTNASWTLKCDLTCEYVCRLINYMDRHNFRQCVPHNDDAAVTLQPSLDFTSGYVQRSIAKMPKQGSKRPWRLYQNYALDIVSLRYGRIDDGVMQYS from the coding sequence ATGTCCCAAGAACATTTCGACGTGCTGATCGTCGGTGCCGGCCTGTCCGGCATCGGCGCGGGCTATCATCTTCAGACGAAATGCCCGGCCAAGAGCTACGTCATCCTGGAGGGGCGCGACTGCATCGGCGGCACCTGGGACCTCTTCCGCTATCCCGGCATTCGCTCCGACAGCGACATGTTCACGCTCGGCTATTCCTTCAAGCCATGGACCGATCCGAAGGCGATCGCCGACGGGCCGCAAATCCTGAACTATGTGCGGGAGACGGCGGCCGAGAATGGCATCGACCAGAAGATCCGCTATCGCCATCGCGTCAAGCGCGCGTCCTGGTCGACGGGCGATGCGCGCTGGACCGTCGAGGTCGAGCGCACCACAGGCGAGGGCGCGACCGGGCTCGTGCGCTTCACCTGCAATTTCCTGTTCATGTGTTCGGGCTACTACAAATATGAGGAAGGCTACACACCCGAGTTCAAGGGCACGGCGGATTTCCAGGGTCGTATCGTACATCCGCAGAAATGGACCGAGGATGTCGACTACGCGGGAAAGCGCGTCGTCGTGATCGGCTCGGGCGCGACCGCGGTGACGCTGGTGCCGGAGCTCGCCAAGAAGGCATCGCGGGTCGTGATGCTGCAGCGCTCGCCGACCTACGTGGTGTCGCGGCCGGCGCAGGATCCGCTGGCCAACAAGCTGCGCCGCAATCTTCCGGCGACGCTCGCCTATCACCTGATCCGCTGGCGCAACGTGATGTGGGGAATGTTCTTCTTCCAGCTCAGCCGGCGCCGCCCCGCAAAGGTCAAGGAGCTGATCCTCAAGGGCGTGCGCATGGCGCTCGGACCCGACTACGACGTCGCGACCCATTTCACGCCGCGCTACAATCCCTGGGATCAGCGGCTGTGCCTCGTGCCGGACGGCGACCTATTCAAGGCGATTCGCGAGCAGCGCGCCACCGTCGTCACCAATGAGATCGAGACATTCACGCGCGACGGCATCCGCCTGAAGGATGGCAGCGAGCTTGCGGCCGATATCATCGTGACGGCTACGGGCTTGGTGCTCCAGGTCGTCGGCGGCCTCGAGATCAGCGTCGACGGCCGCGCCGTCGATTTTGCGAAAACACTGACCTACAAGGGCATGATGTACGCGGACGTGCCGAACCTCGCCTCCGCCTTCGGTTACACCAATGCGTCCTGGACGCTGAAATGCGATCTCACCTGCGAATATGTCTGCCGGCTCATCAACTACATGGACCGGCACAACTTCCGTCAATGCGTGCCGCACAATGACGACGCGGCGGTCACCCTGCAGCCCTCGCTCGATTTCACCTCGGGCTATGTCCAGCGCTCGATTGCGAAGATGCCGAAGCAGGGATCCAAGCGGCCGTGGCGACTGTATCAGAACTACGCCCTCGACATCGTCTCCCTGCGCTACGGCAGGATCGACGACGGCGTGATGCAGTATTCCTGA